Sequence from the Chitinophagaceae bacterium genome:
CCTGTATATTCCGGAGTTGGCAGAAATACAAAATGACAGAAATAATTTTTAATAACAAAACAAAGAGAAATGCGGCATTTTTTAATTCTATTCAGTTCCTATTGGTTTTTAAGTTGCTCCAGCCAAATAGACTGACAACATCACATTCATAGACGACGGCTATATAACCACCGAAACAGGACTTAAATATAAAATCTTAAAATGGTAATGGCCAAAAAGCAAAGGTTGACAGAAGTTTTGATTCGTGAGACAACCCGTATTTAGACGGTACGGTATTATATCAAAACGAAAATTCAGGTAATCCTGTGAAAGTATTGATTTGGGAATCAAGCAACAAATGTTGTTGACGAAGGACTAAGGGGAATGGTGGAAGGAGAAATACGTTATCTTATTGCGGTAAAGCCCGGTCCCCTGGTAAAGCGCAGATCATACCCGCCAAATGTGTCTCCTGACTCGACTTTGACAATAAAAATTATATTACACAAGATTTTATGACTGCCAGGTCCTTCCCAGCAACGTCTCCTGCAAGTGACGTTGCGTCAACGAAATTTGTTTTTTAACTTACGCAACGTCCTCAGCCAGCACGCAAATCACAGGAGAGACGTTGCGGAGAAGAGGGAGGTGCACCAACCGCCAGGCTCTGCCATTTAAAAAAGATCCCTATATTTGGAATCGCGGATAAACCCCGACAAATCAACTGAAATGAAAAAACTATTGTTGAGTACCCTTGCATTGGTTATTATGTCAGCCGGCATAGCCTATGCAGATGGTGGAAAAAGAAATACTAAGACTAAAAACCGGTTCAGAAAAAGAACGTAATAAAACAAAATGCCCCAACAGGCCAAGTTGCATTTAACTGAGCCATAACTGAATTCTTCAGCCCACCTGCCGGTGGGCTTTGTTATTCAGTACATTTATACGCATGCACGATCGTTCAAAGACTAAAACTTAAGATACAGCATCCCCATGACCCATTATTTCATCGTACCCGGTCTCGGCAATTCAGGGCCTGAACACTGGCAGACATTTTTTGAGACCACCGGCGAAAACTACCGGCGCATCAACCAGCAGGAATGGGATACACCTGCCTGCAATGACTGGATCGAAACCATCGACAAAGCTATTGCAGGATATGATCCTGCATCCGTTGTTCTGATCGGTCACAGCCTGGGCTGCTCCACCATTGCACATTGGGCAAAAAAGTACAAACGGAAGATAAAAGGCGCCTTGCTGGTTGCCCCCAGCGACCTGGAAGCGCCTCAATATACTTTTCCCGCAACAGGCTTTGCCCCTATCCCGGTGGAGAAGATCCATTTCAAGACCATCGTGGTTGCCAGTGCAGATGATCCCTGGGTCTCATTGGAACGGGCTGAATATTTTGCGTCTTACTGGGGCAGCGAATTCATCAATATCGGCAATGCCGGGCACATCAATACCGCCTCCGGGCATAAAGAATGGAAGGAAGGCCTGGCGATACTAAAAACACTTGGCGGATAAAAACGATCCTTTTACTGCCCTGCTGCTGTCCCTGTCAACAGGAACCCCTTTGCGCTCTTTGCGAAAATCTTTGCGCACTTTGCGGTTACCCTTCGGCTATGCTCAAAATAAAATTA
This genomic interval carries:
- a CDS encoding alpha/beta hydrolase yields the protein MTHYFIVPGLGNSGPEHWQTFFETTGENYRRINQQEWDTPACNDWIETIDKAIAGYDPASVVLIGHSLGCSTIAHWAKKYKRKIKGALLVAPSDLEAPQYTFPATGFAPIPVEKIHFKTIVVASADDPWVSLERAEYFASYWGSEFINIGNAGHINTASGHKEWKEGLAILKTLGG